One genomic window of Elaeis guineensis isolate ETL-2024a chromosome 2, EG11, whole genome shotgun sequence includes the following:
- the LOC105051459 gene encoding uncharacterized protein, producing the protein MPAGFPTGTSFSVIRRSLFSFLYPLFIQRSNLSQDLTLTPEMGSQGPSKRPFCQNCSKPARLCLCSRLQIPHLDNSIAVTILQHSLEKNHPLNSTRIAKLGLKNLAVIAVTDVNFQAQFLIRPLEFNRDFMSSLVDGNCQGKPDSGESSNSLATQIASNDDSGQGVPQKDDLGQGVLDCCTKCECDNHYNFFQPKKPRNPSEKLITQYFLSSQATNASVMETDIKDDAAQVSGLQTDKQIVLSSISGSEEDAQTEPFQSESVDFDSMRECQKVMEDCVTTIKDKCRVTYFNSFLTITIERSAKPNINWVLETPIGRAAISNGFMVSKLQRKQLKGSEEFQDFMEFDIVIPPGSALLYPSEKSISLEAVDFEVKHLLVLDGTWSKAKRIYHENPWLKFLPHLKLESGKESLYSEVRHQPKAWCLSTIESIVCALKTLGDDKDGLDNLLDVFMSMIADQRHCKEEKFRAMSLS; encoded by the coding sequence ATGCCGGCGGGTTTCCCGACGGGAACCAGTTTCTCGGTGATCCGccgctctctcttctccttcctctatccCCTGTTTATCCAAAGATCCAATCTTtcccaagatctaaccctaaccCCAGAAATGGGGAGTCAGGGGCCATCAAAGAGGCCCTTTTGCCAAAACTGCTCCAAACCTGCCCGCCTCTGCCTCTGTTCCCGTCTCCAAATCCCGCATCTCGATAATTCGATCGCCGTCACCATCCTTCAGCACAGTTTGGAGAAGAATCATCCTCTCAATTCCACAAGAATTGCCAAATTAGGGCTTAAAAACCTCGCCGTGATCGCTGTTACTGATGTAAATTTCCAAGCGCAGTTCTTGATTCGCCCTCTGGAATTTAATCGAGACTTCATGTCATCTTTGGTCGATGGAAACTGCCAGGGGAAGCCGGATTCAGGAGAAAGTTCGAATTCTTTGGCAACTCAGATTGCTAGTAATGATGATTCGGGTCAGGGAGTCCCTCAAAAAGATGATTTGGGTCAGGGAGTTCTTGATTGTTGCACCAAATGTGAATGTGACaatcattataattttttccAACCAAAGAAACCTCGGAATCCTTCTGAGAAGCTCATTACACAATATTTTCTATCATCCCAAGCAACCAATGCTTCAGTTATGGAAACAGATATAaaggatgatgctgctcaagtttCTGGATTACAGACCGATAAGCAAATTGTACTGTCATCTATATCTGGATCGGAAGAAGATGCTCAGACCGAACCATTTCAATCAGAAAGTGTGGATTTTGATTCTATGAGGGAGTGCCAAAAAGTCATGGAAGACTGTGTCACAACAATCAAGGATAAATGCAGGGTAACTTACTTCAATAGTTTTCTCACAATCACTATTGAGCGCTCTGCAAAGCCCAATATCAATTGGGTTTTGGAGACTCCCATTGGAAGAGCTGCAATTTCAAATGGTTTTATGGTTAGCAAGTTGCAGAGGAAGCAATTAAAGGGAAGTGAGGAGTTTCAAGACTTTATGGAATTTGACATTGTCATACCTCCAGGATCAGCCCTCCTCTATCCAAGCGAGAAATCAATCAGTTTGGAAGCAGTGGATTTTGAGGTGAAGCATTTGCTTGTTTTGGATGGCACATGGTCAAAGGCAAAGCGGATATACCACGAGAATCCATGGTTAAAGTTTTTGCCACACTTGAAGTTAGAGTCAGGGAAGGAGAGCTTGTATAGTGAAGTGAGGCACCagccaaaggcttggtgcttgtcTACCATTGAGAGCATTGTTTGTGCCTTGAAGACGCTAGGGGATGATAAAGATGGGTTGGACAACCTTTTGGATGTCTTCATGTCTATGATTGCGGATCAGAGGCACTGTAAGGAAGAAAAGTTCAGAGCAATGTCTTTGTCATGA